Proteins encoded in a region of the Brevefilum fermentans genome:
- a CDS encoding alpha-ketoacid dehydrogenase subunit beta: MREQLPRTVLDSLNLGLHKALVDDPLAILLGEDLLDPYGGAFKVTRGLSSAFPDRVITTPISEAGITGIAGGMALRGLHPVVEIMFGDFVTLISDQVINHIAKFNSMYNGAATAPVVIRTPMGGRRGYGPTHSQTLEKFFLGIPGLTVLAPFHLLDDCPLGAPGELLYEAILTSDSPVLFVENKLQYLLKLLTPADLVEYELDTDRSSAFYTLRMKTAPAAMITLAAYGYMAHLALEALYKLAYEYEIFCELLVPTRLAPFELQPLFDSVARTGRLLTVEEGTFSLGWGAEVLARTSEVLGADLRCARRLAAKEEVIPVAPELEAACLPGVDDMIARVREMV, encoded by the coding sequence ATGCGCGAACAACTCCCCCGCACTGTGCTCGATTCCCTCAATCTGGGTTTGCATAAAGCCCTGGTCGATGACCCGCTGGCAATCCTGCTGGGCGAAGACCTGCTGGACCCTTACGGCGGGGCATTCAAGGTCACTCGTGGTCTTTCCAGCGCCTTTCCGGACCGGGTGATAACCACGCCGATCTCAGAGGCGGGCATCACTGGCATCGCCGGCGGGATGGCGTTGCGCGGCCTGCACCCGGTGGTTGAAATCATGTTCGGGGATTTTGTCACGCTGATCAGCGACCAGGTCATCAATCATATCGCTAAGTTCAACAGCATGTACAATGGGGCGGCAACAGCCCCGGTGGTGATCCGCACGCCGATGGGCGGTCGTCGCGGTTACGGCCCGACGCACTCACAGACGCTGGAAAAATTCTTTTTAGGCATTCCCGGGCTGACCGTGCTGGCGCCCTTTCACCTTCTGGACGATTGTCCCCTCGGGGCTCCGGGAGAACTGCTGTATGAGGCGATCCTCACTTCAGATTCCCCGGTGCTCTTTGTTGAGAATAAGCTGCAGTATCTGCTGAAGCTGCTCACACCGGCTGACCTGGTTGAATATGAGCTCGATACGGATCGCAGCAGTGCCTTCTATACGCTGAGGATGAAAACAGCCCCAGCAGCGATGATCACCCTGGCAGCCTATGGCTATATGGCGCACCTGGCGTTGGAAGCCTTGTACAAGCTGGCATACGAATACGAAATCTTCTGCGAATTGTTAGTGCCGACTCGGTTGGCGCCCTTTGAGCTGCAGCCGTTGTTTGATTCTGTGGCACGTACAGGTCGACTGCTCACAGTTGAAGAGGGCACGTTCTCATTGGGCTGGGGCGCAGAGGTACTGGCTCGAACCTCAGAAGTCCTGGGGGCAGACCTCAGATGCGCCCGGCGCCTGGCGGCGAAAGAGGAAGTGATCCCCGTTGCACCGGAGCTTGAAGCAGCCTGCCTGCCGGGCGTCGACGATATGATTGCCCGGGTAAGAGAAATGGTGTGA
- a CDS encoding NeuD/PglB/VioB family sugar acetyltransferase has translation MQKLIPIKIPLINPNESEALIVALPVKEGAAIQQGQVVAVIETTKSTGEIESEASGYLVGLRFSEGETLQAGEVLGYIGMSPDASDPSLPPWADSQPLKVAREPALTGLRITEPARELALSQGLSLEDLPQGTLVTRETVMALISSEKSVSGTSLPQGEKRLVIYGAGGHGCSLAALVRHSEDYEILGFLDDGLPEGSPVDGLPVLGGGEKLVELAQAGIRLAVNGVGGIGDLPARLSVYRKLAEASFFCPSVIHRTAFLEKSAMLADGVQVYPMAYVGVRVQVGYGCIINTGAIVSHDCKLAPYVNLSPGATLAGGVVVGEAALVGMRATINLNVSIGKRARIGNGATVKQDVPDGGIVPAGTIWPPRR, from the coding sequence ATGCAAAAACTGATCCCGATAAAAATCCCGCTGATCAATCCCAACGAATCCGAAGCCCTGATCGTCGCATTGCCGGTCAAAGAAGGCGCAGCGATTCAACAGGGTCAGGTGGTGGCGGTGATTGAAACCACCAAGTCTACCGGTGAAATCGAGTCCGAAGCTTCCGGATATTTGGTCGGCCTGCGATTTTCAGAAGGGGAGACGTTGCAGGCTGGCGAAGTGCTGGGGTATATCGGCATGTCACCTGACGCCAGCGACCCTTCATTGCCGCCCTGGGCGGACTCCCAACCCTTGAAAGTCGCTCGGGAACCTGCGCTGACCGGTTTGCGCATCACCGAACCGGCGCGGGAATTGGCTCTGTCGCAGGGTTTATCCTTGGAAGACCTGCCGCAGGGCACCCTGGTGACCCGGGAAACGGTCATGGCGTTGATTTCATCGGAAAAATCGGTGTCCGGCACGTCTCTCCCGCAAGGTGAGAAGCGCCTGGTGATTTACGGCGCGGGTGGGCATGGCTGTTCACTGGCTGCCCTGGTGCGCCATTCGGAAGACTATGAAATACTTGGTTTTCTCGATGACGGCTTACCGGAAGGTTCACCTGTGGATGGGTTGCCGGTTTTAGGCGGTGGTGAAAAACTGGTTGAGCTGGCACAGGCCGGCATCCGCCTGGCGGTGAACGGCGTGGGCGGAATTGGCGACCTGCCAGCACGTTTGTCAGTGTATCGAAAGCTGGCTGAGGCAAGTTTCTTTTGCCCAAGCGTGATTCACCGCACGGCTTTCCTGGAAAAAAGCGCGATGCTGGCTGATGGCGTGCAGGTCTACCCGATGGCTTATGTCGGGGTTCGGGTTCAGGTGGGTTACGGGTGTATCATCAACACCGGCGCGATCGTTTCCCATGATTGCAAGCTGGCTCCCTATGTCAACCTTTCACCGGGGGCGACCCTGGCCGGGGGTGTTGTGGTCGGCGAAGCAGCCCTGGTTGGCATGCGCGCCACGATCAACCTGAATGTGAGCATCGGCAAACGGGCGCGGATTGGGAACGGGGCAACGGTCAAACAGGACGTCCCGGATGGCGGAATTGTCCCAGCCGGAACCATCTGGCCGCCCAGGCGTTGA
- a CDS encoding bactofilin family protein, which translates to MFAKKKTSPDIISARPVDRVTSVLGPGISWKGDLRGKGGVRIEGALEGEVAVRGMVIVGETGKVTCEVLKAGTVIVAGLVSGQIIAEKLEIRATGRVYGDVVIQSISTDEGAFLRGTVTMEERVDLSDLPGESRDASEPGAEEFS; encoded by the coding sequence ATGTTTGCAAAAAAGAAGACTTCTCCTGACATTATTTCTGCCCGTCCCGTCGATCGGGTGACCTCGGTGCTGGGACCGGGTATTAGCTGGAAAGGCGATCTGCGCGGCAAGGGCGGTGTGCGCATTGAAGGCGCTCTGGAGGGCGAGGTTGCCGTGCGTGGCATGGTCATTGTTGGAGAGACCGGCAAGGTGACCTGTGAAGTGCTCAAAGCAGGGACGGTGATTGTCGCGGGGTTGGTCAGCGGGCAAATTATTGCGGAAAAGCTTGAAATTCGGGCAACCGGTCGGGTGTATGGCGATGTAGTCATTCAATCGATCTCAACCGATGAGGGCGCCTTCCTGCGAGGCACGGTCACGATGGAGGAAAGGGTGGACCTTTCGGACCTACCAGGCGAGAGTCGAGATGCTTCTGAACCGGGTGCTGAAGAATTTTCGTAA
- a CDS encoding proline--tRNA ligase — protein sequence MRMSKLFSVTLRDVPSEAEITSHQLLLRAGYIRQLGAGIYSYLPLAQRVLARMENIMREEMATIGGQELKMPVVHPADVWQETGRWDQVGDEMARFKDRSGHDMVLAMTHEEIVADLARREIQSYRQLPQLIYHIQTKFRDDPRPRAGLIRVREFTMLDSYSLDRDQTGLDEQYRAHYAAYFRIFNRCGLPVRAVGSDTGMMGGLEAHEFMYLTPAGEDTLLFCNQCDYAANRQVATFRKPDPSAETLQPLEKVATPGAATIAELTEYLQISPAQTAKAVFLMAELADSLPPRMVFAVLRGDMTLNETKLVNALGAAGSGTIKNLRPARDDEIIAIGANPGYASPIGIDREKVWVVADDLLTRAPNLVAGANEAGFHLRNTNLGRDYQADIIADIAQAEDGAPCPFCAGTLNAARGVEVGNIFKLGSRYTDALGASFLDEDGLPRSIIMGSYGIGLGRLMACIAEEHHDDQGLIWPFSVTPYPLHLVMLSSRDGSAEKESEALYQVLMDAGLEPLYDDREERAGVKFKDADLIGIPLRVTVSTRSLQSGGFEFKRREQEERWIVPAEEALAVIRAEIERLEAQNMAH from the coding sequence ATGCGAATGTCAAAGCTGTTCAGCGTGACTCTGCGCGATGTGCCCTCCGAGGCAGAGATTACCAGTCATCAACTGCTGCTCAGGGCGGGATATATCCGTCAACTGGGGGCAGGCATTTATTCCTATTTGCCACTGGCACAGCGGGTGCTTGCCCGCATGGAAAACATCATGCGCGAAGAAATGGCGACCATTGGCGGACAGGAACTGAAAATGCCGGTCGTGCACCCGGCAGATGTCTGGCAGGAGACCGGGCGCTGGGACCAGGTCGGAGATGAGATGGCGCGCTTCAAGGATCGCAGCGGTCATGATATGGTTCTGGCTATGACCCACGAAGAGATTGTTGCCGACCTGGCGCGGCGTGAAATCCAGTCCTACCGACAGTTGCCACAGTTGATCTACCATATTCAGACCAAGTTCAGAGATGATCCCCGTCCTCGCGCCGGATTGATCCGGGTACGTGAATTCACCATGCTTGATAGCTACAGCCTGGACCGTGACCAGACTGGATTAGATGAGCAGTACCGGGCACATTACGCAGCATATTTTCGCATCTTCAACCGCTGTGGCTTGCCAGTCAGGGCGGTGGGTTCGGATACCGGCATGATGGGTGGGTTGGAAGCCCATGAATTTATGTACCTGACGCCTGCCGGTGAGGATACGCTGCTGTTTTGCAACCAGTGTGATTATGCAGCCAACCGCCAGGTGGCGACTTTTAGAAAGCCCGACCCATCCGCCGAGACGCTGCAGCCGCTGGAAAAAGTAGCCACCCCCGGGGCGGCGACCATCGCCGAACTGACAGAATATTTACAGATCTCTCCGGCGCAGACAGCCAAAGCGGTCTTTTTAATGGCAGAGCTGGCTGACTCTCTGCCGCCTCGCATGGTGTTTGCTGTTTTGCGGGGGGATATGACCTTGAATGAAACCAAACTGGTTAATGCGCTGGGAGCCGCAGGCTCAGGCACAATAAAGAATCTCCGACCTGCCCGTGACGACGAAATTATCGCCATCGGCGCCAACCCGGGATATGCCTCACCGATCGGAATTGATCGGGAAAAGGTCTGGGTTGTGGCGGACGACCTGCTGACCCGGGCACCGAACCTGGTCGCCGGCGCCAATGAAGCTGGCTTTCACTTGCGAAATACCAACCTTGGGCGGGATTACCAGGCGGATATCATTGCAGATATTGCACAGGCAGAAGATGGCGCTCCCTGCCCGTTTTGTGCGGGCACGCTGAATGCCGCGCGGGGCGTTGAGGTGGGCAATATCTTCAAGCTGGGAAGTCGGTACACCGATGCGCTGGGCGCCTCCTTCCTGGATGAGGATGGTTTGCCCCGATCGATCATCATGGGCTCTTATGGGATTGGCTTGGGCAGGTTGATGGCATGTATTGCCGAAGAACACCATGACGACCAGGGTTTGATCTGGCCGTTCAGTGTAACTCCCTATCCGCTGCACCTGGTGATGCTGAGCAGCAGGGATGGCTCGGCTGAAAAAGAATCCGAAGCGCTCTACCAGGTATTGATGGATGCTGGCCTTGAACCACTGTATGATGACCGGGAAGAACGCGCGGGCGTCAAGTTCAAGGATGCTGACCTGATCGGCATCCCCCTGCGAGTGACCGTTTCGACCCGGTCGCTGCAGAGTGGCGGGTTTGAGTTCAAACGACGGGAGCAGGAGGAGCGCTGGATTGTCCCGGCAGAAGAGGCGCTGGCGGTGATAAGGGCTGAAATTGAAAGATTGGAAGCTCAAAACATGGCTCATTAA
- a CDS encoding alpha/beta fold hydrolase, with amino-acid sequence MSKLSKPVRLLFIGLLLILIGSIVANLLQTDFRRVRVKDFYIGTEKQQTVHALAFIPKHCTAEKPCPAVVTSHGWLNSGEVQDAASIELSRRGVVVLAMDAYSHGMSSNLTSDSGGTWGAMSTTGMGMISLVEYLTSGILDYVDTSRIGVMGHSMGGGNSFTTIMHYGRLYNAAIEEAMHPDSDGGEEITEAEQAYADSFNKIWAALPTGAAPRMITEASNPYKDIYANLGVLYGYYEEGGFGSSTGNAVLIGESKEALDLVNFPFGELRDAPIKYVEEGVFYGNKADRTLRVLYQPKTTHPLIHFMPNATRDIIEFFTYVFDLNTQLGPGNQTFLIKELFNFLSMIGLFMIMVPLAQILMSCPLFAELKGEEGPKIPALTPKSRKLWNIGILLTGAISFGAALLSWLIYDKIFVVATKPKAIFNAPTANNVFTWTAIMAIWCMFWFWINFKKDKAAGIRTDEMIGWKITSKEFWKTLLLAIFVIGGVYIVVWFCKWLFNTDFRIWTPAIKTFAPDKLIPFFPYLIAFFLFYLSNALIVNGAMRVEGMSEKKNLFICAVSNIIGAGLVGILQYGKLFFIDHNVLWGPQEFCSWIDPLVIIFAIPVLFLAPYMLRAFYKITGKNWLGPMVFSTMAVMILVMHNCINGLFF; translated from the coding sequence ATGAGTAAATTAAGTAAACCTGTACGACTTCTATTTATTGGACTGTTATTGATTTTAATTGGAAGTATTGTCGCGAATTTATTGCAGACAGATTTTCGAAGAGTCCGCGTGAAAGACTTTTACATTGGGACTGAAAAACAACAAACTGTCCATGCGCTCGCCTTTATCCCAAAGCACTGTACTGCAGAAAAGCCATGCCCAGCGGTTGTAACCAGTCATGGCTGGTTGAACAGCGGCGAGGTTCAAGACGCTGCATCAATTGAACTATCTCGACGTGGTGTGGTTGTTTTAGCTATGGATGCATACAGCCATGGCATGTCAAGCAACCTGACAAGCGATTCTGGCGGCACCTGGGGTGCTATGTCAACCACCGGCATGGGGATGATCTCACTGGTTGAATATCTGACAAGCGGCATCCTTGACTATGTGGATACCTCTCGAATTGGTGTCATGGGGCACTCCATGGGTGGAGGGAATAGCTTCACAACGATCATGCATTATGGGCGTTTGTACAACGCAGCCATTGAAGAAGCAATGCATCCCGATTCTGATGGTGGAGAAGAAATCACTGAAGCTGAGCAAGCCTACGCTGACTCATTTAACAAGATTTGGGCAGCTCTTCCAACGGGTGCGGCACCCAGAATGATTACTGAAGCGAGCAACCCTTACAAGGATATCTACGCCAACTTAGGCGTCCTCTATGGATATTACGAGGAGGGTGGTTTTGGCTCTTCAACTGGCAATGCAGTGTTAATTGGAGAGTCTAAAGAAGCTCTTGACCTGGTGAATTTTCCCTTTGGAGAGCTGCGAGATGCTCCAATAAAATATGTGGAGGAAGGTGTATTCTACGGTAATAAAGCAGACCGGACTTTGCGCGTTCTTTATCAACCCAAGACAACGCACCCTCTTATTCACTTTATGCCAAATGCCACAAGAGACATCATTGAATTCTTTACGTATGTCTTCGATTTAAACACCCAACTGGGCCCAGGAAATCAAACCTTTTTAATAAAGGAACTCTTTAACTTCCTCTCTATGATTGGATTGTTTATGATAATGGTTCCTTTAGCTCAAATTCTAATGTCCTGTCCACTGTTTGCAGAGCTCAAAGGTGAAGAAGGGCCCAAGATTCCTGCACTTACACCGAAAAGTCGAAAGCTGTGGAATATTGGAATTCTTCTAACTGGCGCAATATCGTTTGGAGCAGCGCTTTTGTCCTGGCTGATCTACGACAAAATTTTTGTTGTTGCCACAAAACCAAAGGCTATCTTCAACGCTCCAACAGCAAACAATGTCTTCACCTGGACAGCGATCATGGCAATTTGGTGTATGTTCTGGTTTTGGATTAACTTTAAAAAGGACAAGGCAGCAGGCATTCGTACGGATGAGATGATTGGGTGGAAAATTACGAGTAAAGAGTTTTGGAAAACGCTTTTACTTGCTATCTTTGTTATTGGTGGTGTCTATATCGTCGTTTGGTTCTGTAAATGGTTGTTCAACACCGATTTCCGGATTTGGACTCCTGCTATTAAAACTTTCGCACCCGACAAGCTCATACCCTTCTTCCCCTATCTGATCGCTTTCTTCTTGTTCTATCTATCAAATGCCCTGATCGTTAACGGCGCAATGCGAGTTGAAGGGATGAGTGAGAAAAAGAATCTCTTTATCTGTGCTGTATCGAACATTATCGGTGCAGGGTTAGTCGGTATCCTCCAGTACGGCAAACTCTTTTTCATCGACCACAACGTGCTTTGGGGACCACAAGAGTTTTGCAGCTGGATTGACCCGCTGGTGATCATATTTGCCATTCCTGTCCTGTTCCTTGCCCCGTATATGTTAAGAGCATTCTACAAAATCACCGGGAAGAATTGGCTTGGTCCTATGGTGTTTTCAACCATGGCTGTGATGATACTGGTGATGCATAACTGCATCAATGGATTGTTCTTCTAA
- a CDS encoding NAD-dependent epimerase/dehydratase family protein: protein MNFLITGGAGFLGAALSNRLLRQGHHVRVLDDLSTGNPNALDPEVHFTRGDINDRPKLWTLLQDIDCVYHMAARVSVPESILFPRDYTAVNVVGTVNLMEAARDAGTPKVVLASSGAVYGEQKQPVLTEDLAPRPGSPYAVSKLSSEWYVRTIGALSGIQTLCLRIFNAYGPGQHIPASHPPVIPNFIRQSLQNGTLVFHGDANQTRDYVYVDDVVNALVAAASAQGVNGMVINVGSGSETSIRDLANVVIKVTGGNPEEVYNTRISGGVSRMCADLTLAKEKLDYIPLVPLEMGIRLTLEDHIKAKNGL from the coding sequence ATGAACTTTCTGATTACGGGCGGCGCTGGTTTTTTAGGCGCGGCACTCAGCAACCGACTGTTGCGGCAGGGACATCATGTGCGCGTATTGGATGATCTTTCCACGGGCAACCCGAACGCGCTGGACCCGGAAGTGCACTTCACCCGCGGTGATATTAACGACCGCCCGAAACTGTGGACGCTTTTGCAAGATATTGACTGTGTCTATCACATGGCGGCACGCGTGTCGGTGCCGGAATCCATCCTGTTTCCGCGCGATTATACAGCGGTTAATGTTGTCGGCACGGTGAACCTGATGGAAGCGGCTCGCGATGCCGGGACGCCCAAGGTAGTGCTGGCTTCTTCCGGTGCGGTCTATGGGGAACAGAAACAGCCCGTGCTGACCGAAGACCTGGCGCCGCGTCCGGGTTCGCCTTATGCAGTGTCAAAGCTCTCATCGGAATGGTATGTGCGCACGATTGGCGCCCTTTCAGGAATTCAAACCCTGTGCCTGCGCATCTTTAATGCCTATGGTCCGGGACAGCACATCCCGGCGTCCCATCCTCCGGTGATTCCTAATTTCATCCGTCAATCACTGCAAAACGGTACCCTGGTTTTCCATGGTGATGCAAACCAGACCCGCGATTACGTCTATGTGGATGACGTGGTCAATGCACTGGTGGCGGCTGCCAGCGCCCAGGGCGTCAATGGAATGGTGATCAACGTGGGGAGCGGCAGCGAAACCAGTATTCGCGACCTGGCCAACGTGGTGATCAAAGTTACGGGCGGCAACCCGGAAGAGGTGTACAACACACGCATCAGCGGTGGCGTTTCGCGGATGTGTGCCGACCTCACCCTGGCCAAAGAAAAATTGGATTATATTCCCCTGGTGCCCCTGGAAATGGGCATTCGGCTGACCCTTGAGGATCATATTAAGGCTAAAAACGGGCTGTAA
- a CDS encoding thiamine pyrophosphate-dependent dehydrogenase E1 component subunit alpha — MPSNIELFRRLYRIRRFETVLLDHFKSGIFPGTTHTSLGQEANAVGVLAHLQEGDVVVSNHRSHGHFLAHGGDPQTLFAELMGKPSGVCGGVGGSQHLHWRNFYSSGIQGGTVAMAAGMALAEKRAGNGAIVVDFMGDGTLGEGIVYECLNMISLWQLPILIVLEHNHIAQTTPAKLTIAGSVSQRFETFGIPTAELDSSDILEIFPLAGTLINQVRVESAPRALIIHTERLGAHSKGDDTRPSEELENLWQFRDPIAIQAARLPEAERNRIVNEVDADIQRAFEAALGAKGGG, encoded by the coding sequence ATGCCCTCTAACATCGAACTCTTCCGCAGGCTCTACCGCATCAGGCGCTTTGAGACGGTCCTGCTGGATCACTTCAAATCCGGGATTTTCCCGGGCACAACGCATACCAGCCTCGGGCAGGAAGCCAACGCGGTGGGGGTGCTGGCTCACCTGCAGGAAGGCGATGTTGTGGTCAGCAATCACCGCTCGCACGGGCACTTCCTGGCACATGGTGGAGACCCACAGACGCTGTTTGCCGAATTAATGGGAAAACCCTCGGGCGTGTGTGGCGGGGTGGGCGGATCTCAACATCTCCACTGGCGCAATTTTTATTCCAGCGGCATACAGGGGGGCACGGTCGCCATGGCAGCCGGCATGGCGCTGGCAGAAAAACGCGCGGGCAACGGGGCGATCGTGGTGGATTTCATGGGAGATGGCACCCTGGGTGAGGGTATTGTCTATGAGTGTTTGAACATGATCTCACTCTGGCAGCTACCGATTCTGATCGTCCTTGAGCACAACCACATCGCGCAAACCACGCCAGCCAAACTGACTATTGCCGGCAGTGTCAGTCAGCGTTTTGAGACCTTTGGCATCCCGACCGCTGAGCTGGACAGCAGTGATATCCTGGAGATTTTCCCACTGGCCGGGACGTTGATTAACCAGGTCCGTGTTGAATCTGCACCGAGGGCGTTGATTATTCATACGGAGCGTTTAGGCGCACATTCCAAGGGCGATGATACCCGCCCATCCGAGGAGTTGGAAAACCTGTGGCAATTTCGCGATCCAATTGCGATCCAGGCGGCTCGCCTGCCAGAGGCAGAGCGCAACCGGATTGTGAATGAAGTCGATGCTGACATTCAACGGGCTTTTGAAGCCGCCCTGGGCGCTAAAGGAGGGGGTTGA
- a CDS encoding DNA-3-methyladenine glycosylase produces the protein MPIIPRDFYSRPALAVARDLLGCRLVRTQSGTRLAGLILETEAYQGEDDLACHASAGKTPRTSVMYEQPGHAYVYFTYGMHWLLNAVTERAGTPAAVLIRAILPVEGVAVMAKNRPYQAMRPGWTDGPAKLTQALGIDGAFNRLDLCDETGELIIEHGKFLSDDGIEQTPRIGLNAVPEPWRSLPWRFTLREGAINAL, from the coding sequence ATGCCAATTATTCCGCGCGATTTTTATTCCCGCCCGGCGCTGGCCGTCGCGCGGGACCTGCTGGGCTGCCGCCTGGTCCGCACGCAATCCGGAACGCGCCTGGCAGGCTTGATTTTAGAGACGGAAGCGTACCAGGGCGAAGATGATTTGGCCTGTCACGCCTCGGCGGGGAAGACACCGCGCACCTCTGTGATGTACGAGCAGCCCGGGCATGCCTATGTCTACTTCACCTACGGGATGCACTGGCTGCTCAATGCCGTGACTGAGCGAGCCGGGACGCCAGCCGCAGTGTTGATCCGCGCCATCCTGCCGGTGGAAGGGGTCGCGGTTATGGCGAAAAACCGCCCATACCAGGCTATGAGACCGGGTTGGACGGACGGTCCTGCCAAATTAACCCAGGCGCTGGGCATCGACGGCGCTTTTAACCGCCTGGATCTGTGCGACGAGACCGGTGAGCTGATCATCGAACACGGGAAGTTTCTGAGCGACGATGGGATCGAGCAAACGCCTCGAATCGGTTTGAATGCGGTTCCCGAGCCCTGGCGCTCACTGCCCTGGCGTTTCACGCTGCGAGAGGGGGCGATCAATGCCCTCTAA